The DNA region GTTACGCCACACGAAAAAAATCACGCAAAACTTCACTTTTGGCTTCAGCGTGTAGATTCACTTACAGcacaaacaaaactaaaaaaaactcatcagaAACCTTCTTGGAATTTGCCAATGGAAAATAACTCTAAACCGAagaaaaacgtcaaattttcGGCACCGAAAAAATTTCACGTCCGAACTCGCACATGGCAACTTCGATCCCccaaatgataacctcttacccaagtatgtagtattataactcaaaaaaataataaaaaatattggttatgtagtcagacatatctaattgattcttgactgcttccttttgcctatatttatgtgccctttcaattcaaatatgACCAAATTTCTtccagttctttctgaaaaagtacacacacagtacacaaacatttaaaaatatgtggagtcggagttggagtcggagccaaccatttgttgaaagctggagtcggagtcggagtcggctagagttggtaggccggagtcggagtcgaagtcggagccaaccatttgttgtaagccggagccggagtcggattcggagtcggctaatctgagaaagccggagtcggagtcgttgaAATATGAcctgactccgcagccctgcaaaAAAGTACgggtgtaatatttttttccatgaaaCTCCTattacaaattggggcaattcGGAGCACCTTTTAATCTGGATCCTGCTGTTTAGTCGTGAAATCACTGTATAAAAATCACAAGTGTAATTTTCCGCTACATCTCATACAAATCAAAAGATATCGACTCATTTTTAAGTACAAACTTTATTTACATTTAGTAAGCCATTTTTCATTTACATGTAGATCAAACAGATGCCATTGAAGGACAGCACGCAGAAACGAGTCCGTTTTGTAGTTGTCTGCAAGAAAAGAAGAGAAGAAGTAACATTAGCCATCTTAACAAACCTTTCTATAACACTTTAGCTTAAACTAACCCTCGGTGCGATGGTTGTTGCAACCTTAGTTGTAGTAGGAGGAGCTTTCGTCGTCGTTGCTGCAGCCTGTGTTGTCGTCGCTGGAGCGTTCGTAGTCGTAGTCGTAGTAGTAGTAGGTGGTTTCTGGGTTGGACTATCGTATTAGTAGTTTGTAATTGTTCGCTATCGTGCTTTATAGTCGGTTGAcagatttaaaacttttgagttttgtttttttcctaggactcgttttttttcgaaaaaaataagtatatGAGGCAAAAACAACCTTAAACGTTCAACAAGCTCATATTTGCCAAAGATTCTCAATTCGgactaaagaatttaaaaattgtggaaaaCCAAAATAGTTTTAGATTGGTTTCCACACTCTTAGAGCATGGAGAAACATACACTAGAAATACATACTTCAGAATCACATGAATTATTTATAGCTGTTGATTTTGAATCTTTTTCTCCATAGCTTGTATGGAAGACTAGATTGCTTAGTAGACGCTGCCTACAACTCATAAATTGTATGCAATATGTATGACAAGCAAACAGCACTCATTTTCCACACAAACTTTGGagagaataaaataaaaagatttaataaatctgaataaattaaaaaagaataCTTACCATTGTCGTTGTGGTGGCTGCTTCGGTTGTAGTAGAAGCCTATTTAAATGTTGAATTGAATAATAAGTTATGCAAAATAACAATCAAGGTTTACAATTTACTGTTCATTACTTACCGCCGTCGTAGTCGTTGTTGTTGTCGTTGGGGCTTTCGTTGTGGTTGTTGTAGGGGCCTTCAGAGAAATGAAACAATATGCAATGAATAGAAGAACCCCTGTTAGGCCCATTGGGTATATTTAATTTTAGGTCATATATAACTTATAAGGcctttggcgtcatccataaagtacgtcaaaGCTCTAGGGGGAGGGTGGGTTGTCGCAAGTATGACAAAGTGTGATAtacgtgagactgtgacgtcacactAGACTATTTCTttaatactgaaaattcagtctttaaataggggaactataccctttttcagcctatttctattacacagtccaacaagattttgtctctgagacgagtatatgtgttcctagtagaattttgcctgctgaattcgaatccgggtccagaattgctccaaatggtcccaattttgagatacactcgtttgaaatgttagtttaggccaaaattagctactttgtcgactattttacaaaagaactattgaataaacaaataaaccaatacatgtatcttaaagttcacgttttcccctttctgaaacacccctggtttttaaaattttattgtttctacgcatatttatagccattttaaaattatattttcagttggttctcattcaagtttttccaacttgcatgcaagtcaaattcttattttcaaatggctataaatatgcgtagaaacaatcaaattttaaaaaccaggggtgtttcagaaaggggagaacgtgaactttaagatacatgttttggtttatttgtttattcaatagttcttttgtaaaatagtcgacaaagtagctaattttggcctaaactaacatttcaaacgggtgtatctcaaaattgggaccatttggagcaattctggacccggtttcggattcagcaggcaaaaatctactaggaacacatattctcgtctcagagacaagaaacatttgattttttgttgaactgtgttatcggcctatcagcactttgatcatgaattacagttttcataaagtgtttttgactgttccaaagtaataaatagtttaaataaaagtgagcaagcaaggaGTTCGAGTGCGTCGATGGTCGGGTGCGGTTCGATTTTCTCGTGCGCGTGTTTTGAGTAgtgtttttttgtcgattttcccGGAAGTTTTGCATGGTCGTCTCGGAGGGTTCCTGGAGTTTTGTTGCGTACGGGGTATCACCGGTTTTCGGCCAGATACGGTGTGAAATCCGATTTTTCGTCGAAGTTTTTCTTATCGGAGTCGGCCTCGTGTTTTGCGAGTGTGTTGGTGGAATGTGGTAGCTTCCGGCCTACCAGAGCAGGGCCAGAGTGTTTTCGGTTTGGTGCCCAATTGTCCGGGAAGAGGGGCTCGGGTTCCCTGAACCTGGACTGGATGCGTTGGAGGCGGAGTAGGAAAGGGCAGCGGCGATGGACGGGGCACGGGCTTtttgcttgtgtgtgtgtgtgtcgttgGCATGGTGTGCTCGCCGCCGAGCTCGCCGCTGTCAAAGCAGATTTTGCCTGCCAAAGAGATGGATTCTGCTGTTGGTGTTTGACAGCAAAGAGGGTATTTTTTCATAAGGTGGTAATTGGTATTTacagactttaaaaaaaactgcagactttttttatattgtggCAGAGatagtaaaaaaatgtattttttgtgaaCAGCAATCGAAGTCTGTAATTTCTTTACGATATGAACTAAATCGGTAGTGTTGGTCGTGCGAAGGAAGAGCTCTAGGAGCAAGATTGTGATTATATCCCGAAAGCGTCAATGATTGAAGTTAACATTAGCAATGCAATGTATCCTTTTATAAGATAAGTttcaatatttctttaaaaattgttccttttctttttatttagttcTTATCTATCCATCGAAAACCTCTTAAAACCCCTCCTTCCCCTTTTTCCCATCAAAAATTCTAATcgtttttctgatttttactTTAACATAATCTATACCACCCTGCTACTTTTCTATAGCTTTCTATAGTCCTTTCTAATATCATTAATAtaagttttgaatatttcagcAAGGTACGAAGGTAAATTATTATATAACAAatgataaattataaaaattgtaaatgatATTATATAATTACAACACTAATGCGATTATAAATCGGAGCGtctggtacggtatgtccacgcatccttccacccctgtagattctgtgaaatgtgatccgttctcagaatcctctctgcggtaaacacaacgcagtagggctggccgctttaatttttgtaatacattttcgggtgttctcgattgtactgcaattattaataatgacaagaaaagtgcttgggacgttatctaatcacaagactttccagcatgctttcatcggactggctgcgtttgtgctagattagattagattagattaaataaaagtgagcaagcaactttccattgttgatgtatctgaaaatgttgattttatagcggaaaactgcaaaagtgatgagaattggtcgaacggcttagactgATTAAAATGGGTGTAATTCCCCTATAgcttaaaaagtttaattgttGATAAACTTTACTAATAAATCAATCACGATTCAGGGCTTTAagaaacagagtttttgatGTATGATTTAATATGTTCAAAAAACTGTGATGGTGATAGTGATTTTTATCACAACaacattgaacaaaataaaaaaatccaaacgcaACCAGTAAAAAGTAATAACTTTTTCGATTGAATtccgaatttaaaaatatgtcttttttataaatcattctaaaattgtaaaaaaaaaaacaagatagtGGGGGGGGGTCGGcaaaacgtgacgtacttttcaaaggggggtcagagccagcgtgacaaaggggggaagGAGGGTTAATTTGgcagattttagcgtgacatactttatggatgacgcctttcaGGATTAATCGCTTTGATGTCCCTATTAATTATTAACAAAAACTTACCGCCGTCGAGGTTGTTGTGGTGGTTGTAGTAGTAGTGGTAGTGGTGGTACCATTGCAGTACATGTAGTTGATTGCCAATATATCTGGAGCTGTTAGCGTTATGTCGTTGCCGAAGTCTCCGGTCCACGGTTtctaaaagattatttttttaagtcagaAAGTTCCATCCTTTCGAATGATTTCAATCAACTTACCAGATTGTTCATCACTGGTCTACTGTAGCTGGCGGCTCCTCCCCACTTGGAATAGTGCATAACGCTACCGTAGTAGTACGGAATTCCGTACAGCTCAGCCTGGGCGTAAGACATCTTGGCAAAATTGGCATCGTAGAACGCGgctgaaacaaacaaaaatggttttgaacaATCCCCAACACGGTCAAGCCTCAATCAACTCCTACTGGTTTGGTACTGAGTCAGCAGCGCTCTTGTATCGATGGAAACCCAATCGTCACGATCCGGCCGCGTGAACTCGTGGTAGAACCCAATGGCGTGCATCAGCTCGTGGGCGACGGTTCCCGTTGTCATGCAGCTGGGATTCTGCAGGTTCACGTGGTTGTACGTGTTGTCCAAGCTACGGCCCACGTACGACCAACATCCGGTATCACTGTTGTCAATGGTGATAAAGTTAGCCTGCGTTGTTCTGGGGATGAATCGCACACACGTGTTGTCGGTGTACTGTTGCATTGCTTGTAGAATGATTGTTTTCTCGGCGGCAGCTAAAAACAAATATGTTTGAAtctaaaaaacaattcaaaattacaaaaacaatcAAGAACTTACTAAACGTTCCCGTAATGATATACGGAACGACCGCTCCTGGCCATCTGACGTTCGGATCCCTGCCCAGTGGAATGGCATTCGCCGCGACCGACGGTTTCAGCATGATGTCACTCTGGTAGTAGAAACCGATGCCGAGTTCAAACGGATGCGTTTTGTTCACACCACGTTTGTAGTTTCGGTGACGATCGCCTGAAAACGGAAAATCTCTAATCCTTGCCATCTTACCACTAACCGTATTCAGCAGTACTTACCGACAGCCTTGTGGGGCCTGGTAGCGAAATAAGTCGTATTTCGCGTGCCCTTAATCGGGATGCGAAAGTCACGATGGCCCAGACATCCCACAGCCGCGGCAGCCAGCACCAGCAAAACACCTAAACCGTTCATCTTCTCAGTCTGGTTTGATGCTCGGTGCGCAAAAATGAGACACTTTTATAGCGAATTCGATTACAATTGAacttattatcaaaaaaattaaacggtAGCACCGATACAGGTATGGGTGAATTTTGCCTGGCTGTTTttcattgttattttttattgattcgaACTTGAGTGAAAACTAATGTCACTAAAACGTTAAGTTAAGAAAAAGCCACTGAATTCATATTATAAATACGGCCCCGATACACTTCATGGGTCAtgggaaaaaaatacaattgccTGATCACGAACGAGACGACGAAAAAAGGACGAAAAGCTCAGTGTTACAAACATGggtatacagtggactctctcgttgtcgatattgaagggaccgtcgagagagggagttatcaaattatagaacgaaaaatcaaagcaatcttctcgaagggactgaaaatttaTTGGCAGctagagcaatattgatatcgaggagatgcagggttaatttttaagagtgtagaaCAGAtaattacaaacaaaaataagggatttgcttgtaaacatcacgagttatcacgaatttacgaaaaaaaagttatggaaAAGTAGGTTgtgtcacccgcgacagacacaaacgacgaaacgaagagaaccaaaaaaagtaactttttcgaaactttctttcgttaacggtacacatcaaccatcgcttttgcacccagatttctgttacagacattttagtatcttcaaaaatacgggaactatcgatatgattttttattcatcccctaaattacagtcttcaaagttatttacaataaagtttgaccattttgacaatcagattctttcaggattgggtccgtaagtttgacaaatttggaataagaagacaacaacttcttcggttgctgtgcacccttaaatcgaaataactcgtgatggttacaagtatgtccatttttttgattttgtaattgtctgctttgctactttatagaacattgttacactctaaaaaataaccctgcaaagttagaaaaaacacgagatttagcttttatttttttacatttttacactcaAATTCCACAGCCGGAACAAGTCAAGTCCGGGTAGTCCCAGGAATGGCAAGATAGGCCTAGTAGTTGTAAGAAGAcaattacagtcatcccacatattcggaacaaccacaaattcggaacacttttgtgataatttgtcaacagcatgccaaatgcagcttttctctcgaccctactatttttaaggacctttatttggacattttcttgctatttcactagtaaaagtagtattttttgaacaaaaaacttcatttcaagactattttatcctgagcagcaaaacactgcctccaaattgcctgttccatgattgtgggatgttattgtgcctcccacaattgtggaacacctgaatttaactgatattttcacaaaaaaaagttatcagaccatggataaaacatcactaagcttgagtttcactggttgcagtgtgtgaagtcattattttgttataaatatgtacttcggagagatccaaagtttgtttacatccgtggatttcaagggtcaacatttttcttcaaaaacttgatataaaagttaaaatttgcagtttttcgacaCAGCAtacgaaagatcgcaagaaaagctttcaaatgaaggtaaaaccGAATCACTaaattcaattatcgatttcctatgattttttgaacattggccgatctgtaaactgttccgaatatgagggatgactgtacgacTGCTTGTTCCGACTGTGGAATTCTGGTCTTCGGTGCCGGGATGTAGCTATGTTCGCAGCAATCGTCCGAAAAAATCATGGCCTCGAGCCGTGAGAATAATGGTACCGTTTACGGACTCAGCGAATACAGCTTGAAGTGGCCGATAGAATTATGCCCCCGagctcattagaaaaaaaaaataacccgtcaaaaaaactcaaaagttcCAACTACGAGAATCGTGCCAGgaacctttaacagaccatctcaatgacttaactgcctcggctaccacagcttggtgactaaattttggtcagaagtcgatgcattTCACTTGGAAAATCAGTTTGCCAAccttgatgaaaatttttccgcagcactctactgaggtgcaaagtgcgcaaagttgacagttctcagtcctgcaaagcagtgtgatgataaaatctaggcctagcacgattgacacaGAACTCTaggcacagagaacagatgtatatcattgagcaaaaaggaatgaaaaaagtgtgtaaaaattcaaatcaaaatacgttgaaaagagctagggcgtgcaccatccgcctagatagcgccacttccaaaatcatgatggcctacagtagcagaacgttgaaccatctaatcactgcataaaacattccgtacgaacgacatcagaccaatgtctgactgtccttcatcagagggttgcaattttacgcgccaaagaaggtaaacaaaacgaaatcggaCATAACATGTGTTAAGGGACTATTTTAGTTGtcgcttgaaaaatcatttttgaatgaattttctgttatgtttttgttaatgttaatgcattttttgcattgtttttagTCAACTGAAATTATACAGaagtaaattttatatttaaacgagGTTAAAATTTACTGCTGAATCAAATGCCATCATTggtgcttgaaaaaaaaagctaagCAATTTTTTTGCAGCCGCtgtacatttcgtgacgttacAAGTCTGCGTTACAAAAAGTATGTTCTGCTTGCGTTGTAACGTCACGGAAATTCTCAATGCTTGCCAAATCTTTGTGAAAAATTGACCAATTTCGATCTacccagttgcatttgacgggaAATTTATCCTATTTTCAGGATATGATCAGCTTTGGGAAAATGGTTCCTGACCACCGGAGATAATTCGGGTTTCCGGAGGTGGTTTTGAGGTGTTTTTTGCTGATTGAAGTGCCTGAAAACACGATATTTCGGTttattgccgttttcacttcaCTTGCGTCAAAAGCCAAGTTAATACATCTTTGAATGTTTGCAAAAGTtgccgatttagcggtcccatcacacaagtatcggactaacattcccatcaaCTTTCCCGtttcttaccactggtcgtggccggcgtcggtattaatcagcatgatagggacctttaAAAATTGCGAAGGGTGATTGGTTCCTGCTTTTCATCTgcggtccacggagcaatgtttgggggtcctggacaataacgaagtagcagctacgggtagacaccaatgatATGCTAGAGAATCCAATCACAACATCTATTACGccattaaatcaagttttaattttttttttccaaaggtATACTAGCCCGGAGAATGGCGAAAAACATCTGTTATCAACGAAAAGGatttaaattacaatttaatCAGAAGTGATATTTGAACAAATATaactaaactaaataaaatatgcaaaaactcaaataacacattaaatttattttctttcgaCACGCTCAAAAACAGAATGTGAcgtaaatctaaattttaagcaaatttgACTAACCTAGTTTAAAAAACATTCAGGTCAATCAACCGTTCCCTCTTTCCTCCCATGACAATTTCCGCAGTTGTTCTAGACCTCATCTTCAAAAACTGATGATGTTCGCTTTTCACAATTCATCGTCTTCAAAACATTTCGTTTTGCGCAATTCTTTCTTTTTCTGTGAACGAAATTAACTGTTTCAGGTTGTTTGTTTTGTCTACAGTCTGCATATGGGTGTGACAGCTGCAATTAATAATAGGAGCAATTATGTTTGCTTTCCTTTGTCAAATATAGCACTCGAGTTCTGAtatataatagtagtttatgcaacaagttgcgaaaagaggattttttcagcacgagtcgtacatttatccaacgaggttcaccgagttggataaatacgacgagtgatgaaaaaatcaagttttgcaacgagttccatacaacgttttttgcaattccgaaaacaccctttgaacagaattataggacaaatgtccatgcattgagtcaatgaatcgtttaattcaaaaaaaatgttgaaaagaataatttttggaaacaagtgctgaaacgttcaacttttcagcatccatttcagtgctgaaaagtagaacttttcagcatttgttttgaaaagggttactattcgattctgttatttttggtacagaaaagtaggctatttcgtcgttcaagaatgacaggaaaagtaattagtttcacgacggaattgcaaaaatatatataaatgcaatttttttttcgttttgcattttttttgtttcatttttattaggtccttttcggtactgagacctggttaggaccgagtcggcttttgtaattacattgttCTTAATGCTaggagtaattacagaggatcttgtgtttCGTTTTGCATTGTAAGAATAAATACTAATTTCTAAACatttagcatgagcatgagcatgagagatcacccatggtagCCCCTCCGTTgcaaccgtaatatcctttcagcactactgattataggcttcgacgatctagtggtttttcccttatcaacagcatgtatgaatgcgctgaaaagataaaacaccatgattgctaaagctagatcagttgcgaataggtaacagtcattggccaccaacggcgcccgccatgtcagtttgtagacctcgattttaagggacgggaatgttagttagcgcaggttgctactagggcagctgatttactctgtgcttacaccccacgagcgccaggaacctgaaaacttgttagtaggatagggtgtttggtcaggattcatcatagaagatgatgatgcgacccaaaatcatagtgtttgttgaaaggtgttatatattattctcaaggcaaacaatcggatgctgcggatgagacatttcccgtttatcggttgttaaattttaaatgaaatggtctagtcttagacagccggctgtggaaagaaaggaccaaaatcatttgtaattaaagaatgaaggattaaacaatgtaacttttaacttgagatgattttacgagttttaaatgattgatgtttagtgaggtactgattaacggtgcgaacgacgagtttcgatgtgtatcgagctgaaatggtaaaTACTAATTTCTAAACATTTACActtcaaactcgattatccgaagcctcgaatatccgaagtttcgatcatCAGAAGTTTTTTATatggctttggataatcgaatcattctcaccactagcgtgcccaggtcctcaaggaaggtggggcaaaaatattagagttttgaaaatttcgtcgtttatggacactccctgctcaattttagaacaaatttccgaggatggtggggcaactgccccatgttgccccaccctgggcacgctagtgattctcacattaaattcgagttctgctacctcattttagttaaatttgagtggttgatcCAATTGCATCAATTGAACCATAGAACAGATCATAGTTGCAAAAAACTCCAAAGCTcttattaggttataagaaatatGAAATTGTGAATGGAttatttagggaccatccataaactacgtggatgccttaggggggggggggtgtttggcgattgtccatgctccatTCAAGAAAGactttatttgtatggaaattgtccacgatggcgcggggggggggggggttgagatctcgaaaaaagtgttctcgtggtttatggatggtcccttactaataaaatagatttaattgaattgaaaatgatttttttttgcaaagcctTCGAATCGATTCTGAACTGTATTGCAAAAACCGCAAAAACAGAACTCcgacattttcgaaatataaaaagtaTACTTTAAGGCGATTTTGACCAAGAATTAcaaatggtaaaaaaaacaaCGGTTATCAAAGTACTTTCTGGCAATTACACCACTGCTACGGTTGAGAACTCGTGACAAATTTCATCTTGCAACCAGA from Culex quinquefasciatus strain JHB chromosome 3, VPISU_Cqui_1.0_pri_paternal, whole genome shotgun sequence includes:
- the LOC6046272 gene encoding zinc metalloproteinase nas-14 isoform X1, with translation MNGLGVLLVLAAAAVGCLGHRDFRIPIKGTRNTTYFATRPHKAVGDRHRNYKRGVNKTHPFELGIGFYYQSDIMLKPSVAANAIPLGRDPNVRWPGAVVPYIITGTFTAAEKTIILQAMQQYTDNTCVRFIPRTTQANFITIDNSDTGCWSYVGRSLDNTYNHVNLQNPSCMTTGTVAHELMHAIGFYHEFTRPDRDDWVSIDTRALLTQYQTTAFYDANFAKMSYAQAELYGIPYYYGSVMHYSKWGGAASYSRPVMNNLKPWTGDFGNDITLTAPDILAINYMYCNGTTTTTTTTTTTTTSTAAPTTTTTKAPTTTTTTTTAASTTTEAATTTTMKPPTTTTTTTTNAPATTTQAAATTTKAPPTTTKVATTIAPRTTTKRTRFCVLSFNGICLIYM
- the LOC6046272 gene encoding zinc metalloproteinase nas-14 isoform X2 — translated: MNGLGVLLVLAAAAVGCLGHRDFRIPIKGTRNTTYFATRPHKAVGDRHRNYKRGVNKTHPFELGIGFYYQSDIMLKPSVAANAIPLGRDPNVRWPGAVVPYIITGTFTAAEKTIILQAMQQYTDNTCVRFIPRTTQANFITIDNSDTGCWSYVGRSLDNTYNHVNLQNPSCMTTGTVAHELMHAIGFYHEFTRPDRDDWVSIDTRALLTQYQTTAFYDANFAKMSYAQAELYGIPYYYGSVMHYSKWGGAASYSRPVMNNLKPWTGDFGNDITLTAPDILAINYMYCNGTTTTTTTTTTTTTSTAAPTTTTTKAPTTTTTTTTAASTTTEAATTTTMSNPETTYYYYDYDYERSSDDNTGCSNDDESSSYYN